From a region of the Streptomyces sp. NBC_01454 genome:
- a CDS encoding metal ABC transporter solute-binding protein, Zn/Mn family, translating to MRTAGTSISRSARMAAGGVTAIAALAAVSGCSTASSSDNAGSTKANKTIKVVTAENFWGSIAAQLGGDHVQVKSIIDNPNADPHDYEPTAADGRAVATAQYTIVNGIGYDAWADKLLSANPGGGRTELKVGDLVGLKPGGNPHRWYSPDDVHQVIEKITADYKKKDPADAAYFDTRKKDFETKTLAPYTKLIAGIKAKYAGTPIGASESIVSPLAEGLGLKMRTPESFLDAINEGTDPTAKDKQAIDQQISGKQIKVYVYNSQNATPDVRAQVKAAKAKGIPVATVTETLTPAGASFQAWQVRQLKDIEKALGQATGR from the coding sequence GTGCGTACTGCCGGCACCTCCATATCCCGCTCCGCCCGCATGGCCGCCGGAGGCGTGACCGCCATCGCGGCACTGGCCGCCGTCAGCGGCTGCTCCACCGCCTCCTCCTCCGACAACGCCGGGTCGACGAAGGCGAACAAGACCATCAAGGTCGTGACGGCGGAGAACTTCTGGGGCAGCATCGCCGCTCAGCTCGGCGGCGATCACGTGCAGGTCAAGAGCATCATCGACAACCCGAACGCCGACCCGCACGACTACGAGCCGACCGCGGCCGACGGCCGGGCCGTGGCAACCGCCCAGTACACGATCGTCAACGGGATCGGCTACGACGCATGGGCGGACAAGCTGCTGTCCGCCAACCCCGGCGGAGGCCGTACCGAATTGAAGGTCGGCGACCTGGTCGGCCTCAAGCCGGGTGGCAACCCGCACCGCTGGTACTCGCCGGACGACGTCCACCAGGTCATCGAGAAGATCACCGCCGACTACAAGAAGAAGGACCCGGCCGACGCCGCGTACTTCGACACCCGCAAGAAGGACTTCGAGACCAAGACCCTGGCGCCGTACACCAAGCTGATCGCCGGCATCAAGGCCAAGTACGCGGGCACCCCCATCGGCGCCTCGGAGTCCATCGTGAGCCCGCTCGCTGAGGGGCTGGGCCTGAAGATGCGCACGCCCGAGTCCTTCCTGGACGCCATCAATGAGGGCACCGACCCAACGGCCAAGGACAAGCAGGCGATCGACCAGCAGATCAGCGGGAAGCAGATCAAGGTCTACGTCTACAACAGCCAGAACGCCACGCCGGACGTGCGGGCCCAGGTCAAGGCGGCCAAGGCGAAGGGCATCCCCGTCGCCACGGTGACCGAGACCCTCACGCCCGCCGGGGCGTCCTTCCAGGCGTGGCAGGTGCGGCAGCTGAAGGACATCGAGAAGGCCCTGGGCCAGGCGACGGGCAGGTGA
- a CDS encoding aminotransferase class I/II-fold pyridoxal phosphate-dependent enzyme — translation MPVRREITPPQAPALAFVRYHLDRPSLEIAHVLRQKGNVLVGAGAHFGVEQHLRITHGLEPAYLDAALTSITRVLAALNSPI, via the coding sequence GTGCCGGTACGCAGGGAGATCACCCCGCCCCAGGCCCCCGCCCTGGCCTTCGTCCGCTACCACCTCGACCGCCCCAGCCTGGAGATTGCCCACGTACTGCGGCAGAAAGGCAACGTACTCGTCGGCGCCGGCGCCCACTTCGGCGTCGAACAACACCTACGCATCACCCACGGCCTTGAACCCGCCTACCTCGACGCCGCGCTGACCAGCATCACCCGAGTGCTTGCCGCACTCAACAGCCCCATCTGA
- the rpsR gene encoding 30S ribosomal protein S18, with product MPRRTSTRRQAAQRQRANPLDAAGITYIDYKDTHLLRKFSSDRGKIRSPRVTYVTRQQQRQIAQAIKNAREMALLPCSSR from the coding sequence ATGCCCCGACGCACAAGCACCCGGCGGCAGGCCGCCCAGCGTCAGCGCGCCAACCCGCTGGACGCAGCCGGGATCACGTACATCGACTACAAGGACACCCACCTGTTGCGGAAGTTCAGCTCCGACCGCGGCAAGATCCGCAGCCCCCGGGTGACGTATGTGACGCGTCAGCAACAGCGGCAGATCGCGCAGGCCATCAAGAACGCACGCGAGATGGCCCTGCTCCCCTGCAGCTCCCGATAG
- a CDS encoding tyrosine-protein phosphatase has product MSGTQSTNALQLNVEGTYNLRDVGGYPAAEGKTRWGRLFRSDSLHDLTEQSHQSLVNLGIAAVIDLRTPGERRMAPTRVEDFGIKVHEVSVFGDNPSVASVASVHDVTLEDAYAALITQGGAQLAHAVSLVAAMTGAPALIHCTAGKDRTGVLIALILLAVGVERQAVVADYAATQDLLSGAWLEGMLQLLRNSGIQPGAAVIDLLTASPASLIEQVIDRIESGWGSAAEYLLANGLAADALATLRTALIEPQANPSGTRSGPLPGN; this is encoded by the coding sequence ATGTCAGGCACTCAGTCCACCAATGCTCTTCAGCTCAACGTAGAGGGGACATACAACCTCCGCGACGTCGGCGGCTATCCGGCGGCGGAGGGGAAGACGCGCTGGGGGCGCCTCTTCCGTTCCGACTCTCTGCATGACTTGACGGAACAGAGCCATCAGTCCTTGGTCAACCTCGGGATAGCTGCCGTCATCGATCTCCGCACGCCGGGCGAGCGACGGATGGCCCCCACCCGGGTCGAGGACTTCGGGATCAAGGTGCATGAGGTCTCAGTCTTCGGCGACAACCCCTCCGTCGCCTCCGTCGCCTCCGTCCACGACGTCACTCTCGAAGATGCCTACGCGGCTTTGATCACCCAGGGTGGTGCCCAACTGGCGCACGCCGTCTCCCTGGTCGCCGCCATGACCGGGGCCCCTGCACTGATCCACTGCACTGCGGGGAAAGACCGCACCGGTGTGCTGATCGCCTTGATCTTGCTGGCGGTTGGCGTCGAACGGCAAGCCGTGGTTGCTGACTACGCCGCGACCCAGGATCTCCTCTCCGGCGCATGGCTTGAGGGGATGCTGCAATTGCTGCGCAATTCTGGCATCCAACCGGGCGCAGCCGTGATCGACCTTTTGACAGCCAGCCCGGCCAGTCTGATCGAGCAGGTCATCGACCGGATCGAGAGCGGCTGGGGGTCCGCCGCCGAGTACCTCCTCGCCAACGGGCTGGCTGCCGACGCACTGGCCACTCTCCGTACCGCCCTGATCGAGCCGCAGGCGAATCCGTCAGGAACGCGTTCGGGTCCACTTCCCGGCAACTGA
- a CDS encoding metal ABC transporter ATP-binding protein, with protein MRGAGVRVGGRTLWSGVDLEVGAGEFVAVLGPNGVGKSTLIKMLLGILPPAAGEVRVLGEEPGRAGHRVGYLPQRRSFDASLRIRGVDIVRLGLDGDRWGVPLPVPARFSARRRAARERIAEVIELVGASAYAHRPIGQCSGGEQQRLLIAQALVRDPEVLLLDEPLDSLDLSHQGAVAALIGRICREAGVSVVMVAHDVNPILPWLDRVVYIAEGGAVAGRPQEVITTETLSRLYGVSVEVLRTGDGRLVVVGQPEPPAVHTDRHAEGSGA; from the coding sequence ATGCGGGGCGCGGGCGTGCGCGTCGGCGGCCGCACCCTGTGGTCGGGTGTCGACCTGGAGGTCGGCGCCGGAGAGTTCGTGGCCGTCCTCGGCCCCAACGGGGTCGGCAAGTCGACCCTGATCAAGATGCTGCTCGGCATCCTGCCGCCCGCCGCCGGTGAGGTCCGAGTGCTGGGCGAGGAGCCCGGCCGCGCGGGCCACCGCGTCGGCTACCTGCCACAACGCCGCAGCTTCGACGCGAGCCTGCGCATCCGCGGCGTCGACATCGTCCGGCTCGGCCTCGACGGAGACCGCTGGGGCGTGCCGCTGCCGGTGCCCGCCCGGTTCAGCGCCCGGCGGCGGGCGGCCCGGGAGCGTATCGCCGAGGTCATCGAGCTGGTCGGGGCGAGCGCCTACGCGCACCGGCCGATAGGCCAGTGCTCGGGCGGTGAGCAGCAGCGACTGCTCATAGCCCAGGCACTGGTGCGGGACCCCGAGGTGCTGCTCCTGGACGAGCCGCTGGACAGCCTCGACCTGTCCCATCAGGGCGCGGTCGCCGCACTGATCGGGCGGATCTGCCGCGAGGCCGGCGTCAGCGTCGTCATGGTCGCGCACGACGTCAATCCGATCCTGCCGTGGCTGGACCGGGTGGTGTACATCGCCGAGGGCGGCGCCGTCGCGGGCCGCCCGCAGGAGGTGATCACCACCGAGACGTTGTCGCGGCTGTACGGGGTGTCGGTGGAGGTCCTGCGTACCGGCGACGGGCGGCTGGTGGTCGTCGGCCAGCCCGAGCCGCCCGCCGTCCACACCGACCGGCACGCCGAGGGGAGCGGAGCGTGA
- a CDS encoding (2Fe-2S) ferredoxin domain-containing protein gives MTIGAARERPCTVIVCRGCCCGNARKFPGTDHAWQLARLRAGAAGSDGGFEVRTTDCLGPCGQANVIVVQPSTTGRLAGGRATWIGFARDDDCTDDVLRWAGAGGPGVAEPPAALALQFIRPPREARARARR, from the coding sequence GTGACGATCGGCGCCGCTCGCGAGCGGCCCTGCACGGTGATCGTCTGCCGGGGCTGCTGCTGCGGCAATGCGCGCAAGTTCCCCGGCACCGATCACGCCTGGCAGTTGGCGCGGCTGCGCGCCGGCGCCGCCGGCTCCGACGGCGGTTTCGAGGTCCGTACGACGGACTGCCTGGGCCCCTGCGGCCAGGCCAACGTCATCGTCGTCCAGCCCTCCACCACCGGCCGGCTGGCCGGCGGACGCGCGACCTGGATCGGCTTCGCGAGGGACGACGACTGCACGGACGACGTCCTGCGCTGGGCCGGCGCGGGCGGGCCCGGCGTTGCGGAGCCCCCGGCCGCGCTGGCGCTGCAGTTCATCCGGCCTCCGCGCGAGGCCCGGGCCCGTGCACGCCGGTGA
- a CDS encoding metal ABC transporter permease: protein MNWADATGGWPWNPLTDLQQIWAFPFMVNAFRAGTVVAVLAAVMGWFMVLRRQSFAGHTLAVVSFPGAACATLLGISAGFGFFAFCVGGALVIAAIPRAGQGGSGQESALTGTVQAFLLACGFLFVALYKGFLGGVNSLLFGSFLGITTTQVTVLAAVAVVALGALAVIGRPLLFASVDDNVAAGRGVPVRALSVAFLVLLGAATAEASQITGTLLVFALLVMPAAAAQQLTARPAASLALCVLIAITVTWTGLIAAYYSPYPIGFYVTTFAFALYVLVRVGRALATVVGTYRWAGGPAA from the coding sequence GTGAACTGGGCCGACGCCACCGGCGGCTGGCCTTGGAACCCGCTGACCGACCTGCAGCAGATCTGGGCGTTCCCCTTCATGGTCAACGCCTTCAGGGCAGGCACGGTGGTGGCCGTACTGGCCGCCGTCATGGGCTGGTTCATGGTGCTGCGGCGGCAGAGCTTCGCCGGACACACCCTGGCCGTGGTCAGCTTTCCCGGGGCGGCCTGCGCGACACTGCTGGGCATCAGCGCGGGCTTCGGCTTCTTCGCGTTCTGCGTCGGCGGCGCCCTGGTGATCGCCGCCATACCGCGCGCCGGGCAGGGCGGCAGCGGCCAGGAGTCGGCGCTGACCGGCACCGTCCAGGCGTTCCTGCTGGCCTGCGGATTCCTCTTCGTCGCCCTCTACAAAGGCTTCCTCGGCGGGGTCAACTCCCTGCTGTTCGGCAGCTTCCTGGGCATCACGACCACCCAGGTGACCGTCCTGGCCGCCGTTGCTGTGGTGGCGCTGGGTGCACTGGCCGTCATCGGGCGGCCGCTGCTGTTCGCCTCGGTCGACGACAACGTCGCCGCAGGGCGGGGCGTGCCGGTGCGGGCGCTGTCCGTCGCCTTCCTGGTGCTGCTCGGGGCGGCGACCGCCGAGGCCAGTCAGATCACCGGCACGCTGCTGGTGTTCGCCCTGCTGGTGATGCCCGCCGCGGCCGCGCAGCAGCTCACGGCGCGGCCCGCCGCGAGCCTGGCGCTCTGCGTACTCATCGCCATCACGGTGACCTGGACCGGGCTGATCGCCGCCTACTACTCGCCGTACCCGATCGGCTTCTACGTGACGACCTTCGCCTTCGCCCTCTACGTCCTGGTCCGCGTCGGCCGCGCCCTGGCCACGGTCGTCGGCACGTACCGGTGGGCCGGAGGTCCTGCCGCATGA
- a CDS encoding VanZ family protein yields MVIAVLTFVTGRPRRAAHRVTAALGWLWAAGIVGLTFGTPPGGGQAINVELLNVGNTADIKDFLVNIAMFVPGGILLAAAHAGYRWACIVGALGSLTIEVTQYLTASGRTADINDLLANTAGCIIGYLCAAAVRKTTSRRAPNAE; encoded by the coding sequence GTGGTGATCGCTGTGTTGACATTCGTGACCGGCCGTCCCCGGCGCGCCGCACATCGTGTGACTGCGGCCTTGGGCTGGCTGTGGGCCGCCGGAATTGTGGGCCTTACCTTCGGCACGCCACCCGGTGGTGGTCAGGCCATCAATGTGGAGCTGCTCAATGTGGGCAATACCGCAGACATCAAAGACTTTCTCGTGAACATAGCCATGTTCGTCCCTGGTGGGATTCTCCTTGCCGCCGCACACGCCGGGTACCGGTGGGCCTGCATCGTCGGCGCTCTCGGTTCCCTCACGATCGAGGTAACTCAGTACCTGACCGCATCCGGGCGCACGGCAGACATCAATGACCTTCTGGCCAACACGGCGGGCTGCATCATCGGCTACCTGTGTGCCGCAGCGGTCCGGAAAACGACGTCTCGCCGGGCACCCAATGCTGAATGA
- a CDS encoding C1 family peptidase, with protein MTPSHKKKTNTRTRTRAAIAVAAAGAIAAVSAGIASAAGTFDTHAGAHHHFALGAELPSGGKASALSAHTSVVSRLAALSPHKGAAAKDVPDSVDLSQYAIAPGNQGKVGSCVSWAIDYSGYSIQEKQQGISGGPQAPMYTYAQIAKGNDQGSTPDDTFSIAESQGVDSKSDYTQGDFDFTTQPTDAERQNAAKWKLSGHTKLHTSNQIQADVKQALADGEPVAISLPVHQSFEDITQQTAVDYSYQPGGAEDPVLGGHEITIVGYNDQGVRVENSWGGNWGDGGYINLSWDFLAGQVEEANAIGKLVQ; from the coding sequence ATGACCCCCTCGCACAAGAAGAAGACGAACACGAGAACGAGAACGCGCGCCGCCATCGCGGTGGCCGCCGCCGGCGCCATCGCCGCCGTGTCCGCCGGCATCGCCTCGGCCGCGGGCACCTTTGACACCCACGCCGGCGCGCACCACCACTTCGCGCTCGGCGCCGAGCTGCCGTCCGGCGGCAAGGCGAGCGCGCTCTCCGCGCACACCTCGGTCGTCTCCCGCCTCGCGGCCCTCTCGCCCCACAAGGGCGCCGCGGCCAAGGACGTGCCGGACAGCGTGGACCTGAGCCAGTACGCGATCGCCCCGGGCAACCAGGGCAAGGTGGGCTCCTGCGTGTCCTGGGCCATCGACTACTCCGGCTACAGCATCCAGGAGAAGCAGCAGGGCATATCCGGCGGCCCGCAGGCGCCCATGTACACGTACGCCCAGATAGCCAAGGGCAACGACCAGGGCAGCACCCCGGACGACACGTTCAGCATCGCGGAGTCGCAGGGCGTCGACTCGAAGTCGGACTACACCCAGGGCGACTTCGACTTCACCACCCAGCCGACCGACGCCGAGCGCCAGAATGCCGCGAAGTGGAAGCTGTCGGGCCACACCAAGCTGCACACCAGCAACCAGATCCAGGCCGATGTGAAGCAGGCCCTCGCCGACGGCGAGCCGGTCGCCATCTCCCTCCCGGTCCACCAGAGCTTCGAGGACATCACTCAGCAGACGGCGGTCGACTACTCCTACCAGCCCGGCGGCGCCGAGGACCCGGTCCTCGGCGGCCACGAGATCACCATCGTCGGCTACAACGACCAGGGCGTCCGCGTTGAGAACTCCTGGGGCGGCAACTGGGGCGACGGCGGCTACATCAATCTGTCGTGGGACTTCCTGGCCGGCCAGGTCGAAGAGGCCAACGCCATCGGCAAACTCGTCCAGTAG
- a CDS encoding WD40 repeat domain-containing protein yields MSIAAPDETLTTAWETAVDDAPVALSARGELVAVAGAEGTVTVLDAARGAKIGAWELPGGALSVALAPNARALVATGPMGYARWRPEDGRTTVRETGRWSSAAAWADNDRVAVASGRRALVLGPDGKELWATAPAASTVTDLAWQRQGRRLAVAAYGAVRCYERHTTKPVVTYPYVGSHLALAIAPTGRWICSGNQDASIHIWRTRDGSELTMSGYPEKVSRLAFDDTGFWLAADGAPDVTVWDFSGKGPAGTAPRSLRCHETVTALTWRPGAAGHLASGGADGTVALWHATAGRPQQRLRPVRALAGGGSPVAALAWAGPHLLAVAWRDGRVRTYGVPARTAL; encoded by the coding sequence GTGAGCATCGCCGCACCCGATGAGACGCTGACGACCGCCTGGGAAACCGCCGTCGATGACGCACCGGTCGCGCTCAGCGCACGCGGCGAACTGGTCGCCGTCGCGGGAGCCGAAGGCACGGTCACGGTGCTGGACGCCGCCAGAGGGGCCAAGATCGGGGCATGGGAGCTGCCCGGTGGGGCGCTGAGCGTCGCGCTGGCCCCGAATGCCCGGGCCCTGGTGGCGACCGGGCCCATGGGGTACGCGCGGTGGCGGCCGGAGGACGGGCGGACGACGGTGCGCGAGACCGGGCGCTGGTCATCGGCCGCCGCCTGGGCGGACAACGACCGGGTGGCGGTCGCTTCGGGCCGCCGCGCGCTCGTACTGGGCCCGGACGGCAAGGAGTTGTGGGCCACCGCGCCCGCCGCTTCGACCGTCACCGACCTGGCCTGGCAACGCCAGGGCAGGCGGCTGGCCGTCGCCGCGTACGGCGCGGTGCGCTGCTACGAACGGCACACCACCAAGCCGGTGGTCACCTACCCGTACGTCGGCTCGCACCTGGCCCTGGCCATCGCGCCCACCGGCCGCTGGATCTGCAGCGGCAACCAGGACGCCTCCATCCACATCTGGCGCACCCGGGACGGCAGCGAACTGACCATGTCCGGCTACCCGGAGAAGGTCTCCCGTCTCGCCTTCGACGACACCGGCTTCTGGCTCGCCGCCGACGGCGCCCCCGACGTGACGGTCTGGGACTTCTCCGGCAAAGGCCCCGCCGGGACCGCGCCCCGCTCGCTGCGCTGCCACGAGACCGTCACCGCGCTGACCTGGCGGCCGGGCGCTGCCGGGCATCTGGCCAGCGGGGGCGCCGACGGGACCGTAGCCCTGTGGCACGCCACCGCCGGGCGGCCGCAGCAACGACTGCGCCCGGTCAGGGCGCTGGCCGGAGGGGGTTCGCCGGTCGCTGCGCTGGCCTGGGCCGGACCGCACCTGCTGGCCGTCGCCTGGAGGGACGGCCGGGTCAGGACGTACGGCGTGCCCGCCCGGACCGCCCTGTGA
- a CDS encoding metal ABC transporter permease codes for MNAFTHPYFIHALLAGTAIALAAGLVGYFLVLRAQVFTGDALSHVAFTGALAALTLGYDPRLGLFAATVVIAVVIGAMGRRGRADDIAMGSVFSWILGLGVFFLTLYTTSRNTANGTAGVNVLFGSIFGLSTGQARLAAVVAAVICLAVLAMARPLLFASLDEAVAAARRVPVRLLGLAFLILVGACAAEATQAVGSLLLLGLLAAPAGAAHRLTDRPYHALALSAGLAVAEMWTGLALSYAVPQLPPSFAIMAVATAVYAMALVAVRPHSRVRTGLAQA; via the coding sequence ATGAACGCGTTCACGCATCCGTACTTCATCCACGCCCTGCTGGCCGGCACTGCGATCGCCCTGGCGGCGGGCCTTGTGGGCTACTTCCTGGTGCTGCGCGCCCAGGTCTTCACCGGCGACGCGCTCAGCCACGTGGCCTTCACCGGAGCGCTGGCCGCACTCACGCTGGGCTACGACCCGCGACTGGGGCTGTTCGCCGCGACCGTGGTGATCGCGGTGGTGATCGGTGCAATGGGCCGCCGGGGGCGGGCGGACGACATCGCCATGGGCAGCGTCTTCTCCTGGATCCTGGGTCTGGGCGTCTTCTTCCTCACCCTCTACACGACGTCCCGGAACACGGCGAACGGCACCGCCGGAGTGAACGTCCTCTTCGGGTCGATCTTCGGCCTGTCGACCGGGCAGGCAAGGCTGGCAGCCGTCGTCGCGGCCGTCATCTGCCTCGCCGTGCTCGCGATGGCCCGGCCCCTGCTGTTCGCCTCCCTCGACGAGGCGGTGGCCGCCGCCCGCCGGGTGCCCGTACGGCTGCTGGGCCTCGCCTTCCTGATCCTGGTCGGCGCGTGCGCGGCCGAGGCGACACAGGCGGTCGGCTCACTGCTGCTGCTCGGCCTGCTCGCCGCCCCCGCCGGCGCCGCGCACCGGCTCACCGACCGGCCCTACCACGCCCTGGCCCTGTCCGCGGGACTGGCCGTGGCGGAGATGTGGACCGGCCTCGCCCTCAGCTACGCCGTGCCCCAACTGCCGCCCAGCTTCGCCATCATGGCGGTCGCCACGGCCGTCTACGCGATGGCGCTCGTCGCCGTACGCCCCCACTCCCGCGTCCGAACCGGTCTCGCGCAGGCGTGA
- a CDS encoding LysR family transcriptional regulator, whose protein sequence is MLDPRRLSLLRDVARTGSIAGAAQHAGCTASAASQQLSALERELDAALLERSARSVRLTEAGRILVEHTHHILDELNAAEDAVHAVSGLRGGRLRVASFATAATTLVVPALMAFRQRHGEVSLSFTEIEPEEAIPAVAAGEIDLAVTHHYEQLSRPDLRGLNQLHLHRDRLLLAVPPHLHRAGQTTALLRNYADATWLSTVPSEGFQAVTELLCRSEGFEPDIAFRSDHYGMLLDLVAADFGVALVPGLAAVPRASVTYLEITEPAGVTRDIHITTRAADSSPATQGLIGLLLRRRTSDGPY, encoded by the coding sequence GTGCTCGATCCTCGCAGGCTCAGTCTGCTCCGCGACGTGGCCCGCACCGGCTCCATCGCGGGCGCCGCGCAGCACGCCGGCTGCACCGCCTCGGCGGCCTCTCAGCAGCTGTCCGCCCTGGAACGGGAGCTGGACGCCGCCCTGCTGGAACGCTCCGCTCGGAGTGTGCGCCTGACCGAAGCCGGCCGCATCCTGGTCGAGCACACCCACCACATACTGGACGAACTCAACGCCGCGGAGGATGCCGTCCACGCCGTTTCCGGTCTGCGCGGCGGCAGATTGCGCGTCGCCTCGTTCGCCACCGCCGCGACCACCCTGGTCGTGCCCGCGCTCATGGCCTTCCGTCAGCGGCACGGCGAGGTCTCCCTGTCCTTCACCGAGATCGAGCCCGAGGAGGCCATCCCCGCCGTGGCTGCCGGGGAGATCGACCTGGCCGTCACCCACCATTACGAGCAGTTGTCCCGGCCCGATCTGCGCGGGCTGAATCAGCTCCACCTCCACCGCGACCGGCTGCTGCTCGCCGTGCCCCCGCACCTGCACCGTGCCGGCCAGACGACTGCGCTGCTACGCAATTACGCCGACGCGACCTGGCTGTCGACCGTGCCGAGCGAGGGGTTCCAGGCGGTCACTGAACTCCTGTGCCGCTCCGAGGGCTTCGAACCGGATATCGCCTTCCGTTCCGACCACTACGGGATGCTCCTCGACCTGGTGGCGGCCGACTTCGGCGTGGCCCTCGTTCCCGGGCTGGCAGCGGTGCCCCGGGCGAGTGTGACCTACCTGGAGATCACCGAACCTGCGGGGGTGACCCGTGACATCCACATCACCACCCGCGCCGCCGACTCCTCGCCGGCGACCCAGGGCCTCATCGGTCTGCTGCTACGGCGCCGCACCTCCGACGGTCCGTACTGA
- a CDS encoding GTP-binding protein codes for MTSDRLPVTVLSGFLGAGKTTLLNHVLGNREGLRVAVIVNDMSEVNIDATLVRGGQAALSRTEERLVEMTNGCICCTLRDDLLEEVDRLARAGRFDYLLIESSGISEPMPVAATFAFARDDGATLGDLARLDTMVTVVDAAGFLPELTGGDELVARGLDQYEDDERTVSDLLMDQIEFADVIVLNKLDLVDQESADRLRATLSRLNPAARVVPTVHGRVKVGDVLGTRLFDLERAQQAPGWVRELNGDHVPETEEYGISSTVFRSAMPFHPGRLWTFVTEELDSGAYGQILRSKGFFTLASRPKVTGLWSQAGSVARFEPSAARDTGSSAGQELVFIGTHLHADALRAALADCLMTDGESLPRVDPFPAWDTYGIDDTCEHEHPELVAGA; via the coding sequence ATGACTTCCGACCGACTGCCCGTCACCGTCCTGTCCGGATTCCTCGGCGCGGGCAAGACCACACTCCTCAACCATGTTCTCGGCAACCGCGAGGGACTGCGCGTCGCGGTCATCGTCAACGACATGAGCGAGGTCAACATCGACGCCACTCTGGTGCGCGGCGGCCAGGCGGCCCTCTCGCGCACCGAGGAACGCCTGGTCGAGATGACCAACGGCTGCATCTGCTGCACCCTGCGCGACGACCTGCTGGAAGAGGTCGACCGACTCGCCCGCGCGGGCCGTTTCGACTACCTGCTCATCGAGTCGTCCGGCATCTCCGAACCCATGCCGGTGGCCGCCACCTTCGCCTTCGCCCGCGACGACGGCGCCACGCTCGGTGACCTCGCCCGCCTGGACACCATGGTCACGGTCGTCGACGCCGCGGGCTTCCTGCCCGAGCTGACCGGCGGCGACGAGCTCGTCGCGCGCGGCCTGGACCAGTACGAGGACGACGAACGCACCGTCAGCGACCTGCTGATGGACCAGATCGAGTTCGCCGACGTCATCGTCCTCAACAAGCTCGACCTCGTCGACCAGGAGTCGGCCGACCGGCTGCGGGCGACGCTCTCCCGCCTCAACCCGGCCGCGCGGGTCGTCCCGACCGTCCACGGCCGCGTGAAGGTCGGTGACGTACTGGGCACCAGGCTGTTCGATCTGGAACGCGCCCAACAGGCTCCCGGCTGGGTGAGGGAGCTCAACGGCGACCATGTCCCCGAGACGGAGGAGTACGGGATCTCGTCGACCGTCTTCCGCTCCGCAATGCCTTTCCACCCCGGTCGTCTGTGGACGTTCGTGACCGAAGAGCTCGACAGCGGGGCGTACGGGCAGATCCTTCGCTCCAAGGGGTTCTTCACACTGGCCAGCCGCCCGAAGGTGACGGGGCTGTGGTCACAGGCCGGCTCCGTCGCGCGCTTCGAGCCCTCCGCCGCTCGCGACACCGGCAGCTCCGCCGGCCAGGAACTGGTCTTCATCGGCACGCATCTGCACGCGGACGCGCTGCGCGCGGCACTGGCGGACTGCCTCATGACCGACGGCGAGAGCCTGCCGCGCGTCGACCCGTTCCCTGCCTGGGACACCTACGGCATCGACGACACCTGCGAGCACGAGCACCCCGAACTCGTAGCGGGGGCCTGA
- the rpmF gene encoding 50S ribosomal protein L32, with protein MAVPKRKMSRSNTRHRRAQWKATTPTLVPITVDGVPYLVPQRLVKAYERGLLHPEG; from the coding sequence GTGGCCGTACCCAAGCGGAAGATGTCCCGCAGCAACACCCGCCACCGCCGCGCCCAGTGGAAGGCGACCACGCCGACACTCGTACCGATCACCGTCGACGGCGTCCCGTACCTGGTACCGCAGCGACTGGTGAAGGCGTACGAGCGCGGGCTGCTTCACCCCGAGGGCTGA